A single window of Ovis canadensis isolate MfBH-ARS-UI-01 breed Bighorn chromosome 15, ARS-UI_OviCan_v2, whole genome shotgun sequence DNA harbors:
- the DRD2 gene encoding D(2) dopamine receptor: protein MDPLNLSWYDDDPESRNWSRPFNGSEGKADRPHYNYYAMLLTLLIFVIVFGNVLVCMAVSREKALQTTTNYLIVSLAVADLLVATLVMPWVVYLEVVGEWKFSRIHCDIFVTLDVMMCTASILNLCAISIDRYTAVAMPMLYNTRYSSKRRVTVMIAIVWVLSFTISCPMLFGLNNTDQNECIIANPAFVVYSSIVSFYVPFIVTLLVYIKIYIVLRRRRKRVNTKRSSRAFRANLKAPLKGNCTHPEDMKLCTVIMKSNGSFPVNRRRVEAARRAQELEMEMLSSTSPPERTRYSPIAPSHHQLTLPDPSHHGLHSTPDSPAKPEKNGHAKDHPKIAKIFEIQSMPNGKTRTSLKTMSRRKLSQQKEKKATQMLAIVLGVFIICWLPFFITHILNIHCDCNIPPVLYSAFTWLGYVNSAVNPIIYTTFNIEFRKAFLKILHC, encoded by the exons ATGGATCCGCTGAACCTGTCCTGGTATGATGACGATCCAGAGAGCCGGAACTGGAGCCGGCCCTTCAATGGGTCTGAAGGGAAGGCTGACAGGCCCCACTACAACTACTATGCCATGCTGCTCACCCTGCTCATCTTCGTCATCGTCTTTGGCAACGTGCTGGTGTGTATGGCTGTGTCCCGCGAGAAGGCGCTGCAGACCACCACCAACTACCTGATCGTCAGCCTCGCTGTGGCTGACCTCCTGGTGGCCACACTGGTCATGCCCTGGGTGGTCTACCTGGAG GTGGTGGGCGAGTGGAAATTCAGCAGGATTcactgtgacatctttgtcaccCTGGATGTCATGATGTGCACAGCCAGCATCCTGAACCTGTGTGCCATCAGCATCGACAG GTACACAGCCGTGGCCATGCCCATGCTCTACAACACACGGTACAGCTCTAAGCGCCGAGTCACAGTCATGATCGCCATCGTCTGggtcctgtccttcaccatctcctgcccGATGCTCTTCGGACTCAACAACACAG acCAGAATGAGTGCATCATCGCCAACCCCGCCTTCGTGGTCTACTCCTCCATCGTCTCCTTCTACGTGCCCTTCATCGTCACCCTGCTGGTCTACATCAAGATCTACATCGTCCTGCGAAGGCGGCGCAAGCGTGTCAACACCAAGCGCAGCAGCCGGGCTTTCCGGGCCAACCTGAAGGCCCCGCTCAAG GGCAACTGTACTCACCCCGAGGACATGAAACTCTGCACGGTTATCATGAAGTCTAATGGGAGTTTCCCAGTGAACAGGCGGAGAGTG GAGGCTGCCCGCCGAGCCCAGGAGCTAGAGATGGAGATGCTCTCCAGCACCAGCCCGCCCGAGAGGACCCGATACAGCCCCATCGCCCCCAGCCACCACCAGCTGACCCTCCCCGACCCATCCCACCATGGCCTCCACAGCACACCCGACAGCCCCGCCAAGCCAGAGAAGAACGGGCATGCCAAAGACCACCCCAAGATTGCCAAGATCTTTGAGATCCAGTCCATGCCCAATGGCAAAACCCGGACCTCTCTCAAGACCATGAGCCGCAGGAAGCTCTCccaacagaaggagaagaaggccaCCCAGATGCTCGCCATTGTTCTTG GCGTGTTCATCATCTGCTGGCTGCCCTTCTTCATCACCCACATCCTGAACATACACTGTGACTGCAACATCCCGCCCGTGCTGTACAGCGCCTTCACGTGGCTGGGCTACGTCAACAGCGCCGTGAACCCCATCATCTACACCACCTTCAACATCGAGTTCCGCAAGGCCTTCCTCAAGATCCTACACTGCTGA